The proteins below are encoded in one region of Macrococcus armenti:
- a CDS encoding DUF3147 family protein, with the protein MFGISLSGLILRFIIGGIAVAGASIIANKVGGKIGGIFATLPAVFLAAILVLSVDHHGEDLVNASMNLSSGAVIGITSCILTVAFASYFVPKTGFKKGAVLSTLCWFVISCVFFALKNI; encoded by the coding sequence ATGTTCGGAATATCATTGTCCGGATTAATATTACGCTTTATCATCGGCGGGATTGCAGTTGCTGGTGCTTCCATTATCGCAAATAAAGTTGGCGGTAAAATCGGCGGGATTTTCGCGACACTTCCTGCTGTATTTCTAGCGGCGATACTCGTACTATCAGTCGATCATCACGGTGAAGATCTCGTTAATGCTTCAATGAATTTAAGCAGTGGTGCCGTCATCGGTATTACGAGCTGCATCTTAACCGTTGCCTTCGCGTCATACTTCGTACCTAAGACAGGATTTAAAAAAGGTGCTGTCTTATCTACACTATGCTGGTTTGTTATTTCTTGCGTATTTTTCGCACTTAAAAACATTTAA
- a CDS encoding transposase — MAKYDLEFKLKIVIEYINGTGGFSVVGKRNGISRSMVRDWYRAYSAFGIEGLERKRSKNKYSLEDKIVILRWMKENNASLSITSTKFRINNPSLISSWVNAYNKHGIDGLSEKKKGSPSMKKKKINNSNSDYVKKIEHENELLRAELAYIKKLKASGISIPNRLLKSNQESLKSSEKISN, encoded by the coding sequence TTGGCTAAATATGATTTGGAATTCAAGCTGAAAATCGTAATTGAATATATTAATGGCACAGGTGGATTCAGTGTTGTTGGTAAGCGTAATGGTATAAGTCGCTCTATGGTTAGAGATTGGTATAGAGCATATAGTGCCTTCGGCATTGAAGGGTTAGAAAGAAAAAGAAGTAAGAATAAATACAGTTTAGAGGATAAGATTGTTATACTGAGATGGATGAAAGAGAATAATGCTTCATTAAGTATTACTTCAACCAAATTCCGTATTAATAATCCATCTCTTATATCTTCTTGGGTGAATGCTTATAATAAGCATGGTATTGATGGATTGTCTGAAAAGAAGAAAGGAAGTCCATCTATGAAGAAGAAAAAAATTAATAATAGTAATAGTGACTATGTGAAAAAAATTGAACATGAAAATGAACTTTTAAGAGCTGAACTTGCCTATATAAAAAAGTTGAAAGCTTCAGGGATAAGTATACCGAACCGACTGCTAAAATCGAATCAAGAGTCATTAAAGAGCTCCGAAAAGATTTCAAATTAA
- a CDS encoding YbaN family protein → MKYFLIAVGIMSTVLGFIGAALPLLPTTPFLLLAVFCFARSSDRFYEWLVQTRLYKSYVQEFYEQKGYTMKKKIQLLISVYIVVGFSIYMVDHLYVRIGLGIMLFLQTVVLFTFVKTIKE, encoded by the coding sequence GTGAAATATTTTTTGATTGCTGTTGGAATCATGTCGACTGTACTTGGCTTCATCGGTGCAGCGTTACCTCTTTTGCCGACGACGCCATTTTTACTGCTGGCAGTATTTTGTTTCGCACGCAGTTCTGATCGATTTTATGAATGGCTCGTTCAGACAAGGCTATATAAAAGTTATGTGCAGGAGTTTTATGAACAAAAAGGATATACGATGAAGAAGAAAATTCAGCTGCTAATATCAGTGTACATTGTCGTTGGATTTTCGATATATATGGTCGATCATTTATATGTAAGAATTGGCCTTGGCATCATGCTGTTTTTACAGACGGTTGTACTGTTTACATTTGTAAAGACGATTAAAGAATAA
- a CDS encoding DUF3147 family protein codes for MKTKVLLLKFLIGGSTVAFSYIISKVIPWEDFGGIFATFPAVFLLSLIIAGMEYGNKFATNVCRGAVFGMTGGLISILVTWSMLSTTSNYALSIITGFIAWFLSALLISKVVSIVHHAVTHKSLKHSSIHAK; via the coding sequence ATGAAAACAAAAGTATTATTATTAAAATTTCTCATCGGTGGAAGTACCGTCGCTTTTAGCTATATCATATCTAAAGTCATCCCTTGGGAAGATTTCGGTGGGATTTTTGCGACATTTCCTGCTGTATTTCTACTTTCACTTATCATTGCAGGGATGGAATATGGCAATAAATTTGCAACGAACGTATGCCGAGGTGCTGTATTCGGTATGACTGGCGGTTTGATCAGCATACTCGTTACATGGAGTATGTTAAGTACAACTTCAAACTATGCTCTAAGTATCATAACAGGATTTATCGCATGGTTTTTAAGTGCACTTCTAATTTCTAAAGTTGTCAGCATCGTTCACCATGCTGTAACACATAAATCCCTTAAACATTCATCTATACACGCAAAATAA
- a CDS encoding IS3 family transposase — protein MKELRKDFKLNIVLEALKFPKSTYMYWQKQFDKENKDQKIENQIKEIFEENAMNYGYRRITGELRNRGYIINHKKVQRIMSKLNLKSISFTRKNRKYSSYKGKIGRIADNLVNRRFDTNIPYQKITTDTSEFKYHYLNENGLICTGKLYLDPFMDLFNREIISYSISKKPNAEGIMSALTKAVALTDACEFRRTFHSDQGWAYQMKKYRQKLKDNKIFQSMSRKGNCLDNSPMESFFSILKQEIFYGKVYESYEQLEAAIENYIWYYNNKRIKSKLEWKSPIGFRESRLNVKIA, from the coding sequence ATTAAAGAGCTCCGAAAAGATTTCAAATTAAACATTGTCCTTGAAGCACTGAAATTCCCAAAATCTACATATATGTATTGGCAGAAGCAGTTTGATAAAGAAAATAAGGATCAGAAAATAGAAAATCAAATAAAGGAAATTTTTGAGGAAAACGCCATGAATTATGGCTACAGAAGGATTACAGGTGAACTTAGAAATAGAGGATATATTATTAATCACAAGAAAGTTCAGAGAATCATGAGTAAATTGAATTTAAAATCAATCTCATTTACTAGAAAAAATAGAAAATATTCATCCTACAAAGGAAAAATTGGCCGTATCGCTGATAATTTGGTTAACCGTAGGTTTGATACAAATATTCCCTATCAGAAAATAACTACAGATACATCAGAGTTTAAATACCATTATCTTAATGAAAATGGTTTAATTTGTACTGGGAAGCTTTATCTTGACCCATTTATGGATTTGTTTAATAGAGAAATTATCTCATATAGTATATCCAAAAAGCCAAATGCAGAAGGTATTATGTCAGCACTTACAAAAGCTGTGGCATTAACAGATGCATGTGAGTTTAGAAGAACTTTTCATAGCGATCAAGGTTGGGCTTATCAGATGAAAAAATATAGGCAAAAGCTTAAAGATAATAAAATATTTCAGAGTATGTCCCGTAAGGGAAATTGTCTGGATAACTCGCCGATGGAGAGCTTTTTCAGTATTTTAAAACAGGAAATATTCTACGGAAAAGTTTATGAAAGTTATGAACAACTTGAAGCAGCAATTGAAAATTATATATGGTATTACAACAATAAGCGAATTAAATCAAAATTAGAATGGAAGAGCCCGATAGGGTTCAGAGAAAGTAGACTAAATGTAAAAATTGCATAA